TCTACTCATTTGAAATAGTTGCTTGATTGaggatttaataaaaataaattcagGTTTCTTCATGAATTGATACTTGTAATAGAACTTGAAAATTGTCTCACTTTTGAGCCATTCTGTTCCAATTagattaatattttttttcaattaaaatattctatcaatattttttttacttaaacAAATCATATATTTTGATCGCAAATTGTTGCTTTGCTTTGTTTCATGAATATCAGAACCAAACGAAAACCAAATGGCATAACCGAATTTAAAATTGGACCCTAATTTTTCCCATAAACGAAGGAGATGACAGGGAGATCATATCAACCATTGGACAACTTACACCATTATTTCCGCCAAAGATTGATGAGAGTTGCAGGGGATTCCTTTAAGCTCGTGGGTTTGCAcaactctgtctctctctctcacaacgGTTCAATCTTAGGGTTGTATGGGTTGAAGATGAACAAAAGGGTAACATGGTCATTCGATCTGAGAGAGTTTTAGTTTAAGGATAAAATGGTCTTTTACATACTACAACTAACACTGGACTACCACTCTCAGCCTGAGAAGGTACGAGTGTAATTTTGAAAAACAGAGGGGGgcaattttgaaaacaaaagggagggggaggaggtgtaatctcgcccccccccccaaaaaaaaaaaagaaaaatcacccTTTCTATTTAAAgagttttttttggtagaattctATTCAAAGAGTAAAGACTACAGGAACAAATCACCGGCATGGAGGGTTttccaagggttttttatgctCGCCTCTCTCTCCCTACATTTTTATACTATTGTTTGTGTTCTTGTATACAGAACTAGTGTTCTTCGTCTGTTACATTTCCTATTCAAAAAAACTGATTGTGCTTATCTTTTCTTCCGTTGTTTCTGGATATTCTCCATTTGTTTGCATCTGAAATTGCATTGAGGTAAGTGAGACCCTCCCATCTTGCTATTCACCGTGAAAAGATTCTCGTCTTGCTATTCTCCAGAGACCGAAATCTTCATACCCTTGTGGACATATCGCCTCATTTTGTCCACCAGACagaaaaatcaaacagaaatcCGAAATGGAAGAAGCTTTCGCGTCTGCACAGACACTCGAAGAGATCTTCCAAGCTTTTGAAGACATGGCATCTGCTTTTGATGAGGAGGACTTATGTCTAGCTTTCTTGAAAGCAAGCCTTAATCTGAACCAAGAAGGTGAGGACCATGAGAAAGGTCTGTATGAGAGAGTTCTGGATTTTGGAAATAGAGCTTTGAAGATCTTGGAAAGTAGCAATAAAGCTCCTCTACCAGTTGCCGTGAATTTACATGTGATGGGTGCTGCTAGCTACCTCCTGAAGAGGTATAATGACAGCTTAGGGTATCTAAATAGAGCTAATAGGATACTGATAAAGTTGGAAGAAGATGGTGTCAATGTTGATAATGTCAGGCATGTTCTTTATGCGCTTCTGCATGAATTGTACAAAACGAACACTGCAATGGGAAGAAGCGAGGAAGCTATTGTCAATCTTGAAAGGGCTTTGGAATTGCAAGAGAAAGCTCTAGGGCCAGAATGCAAGGAGGTTGGCATGTTGAATCGGAATTTAGCACAAGACTATGTGGCAATTATGAATTTTAAAGATGCTTTGCCTTTTTGTTTGAAGGCACTTGAGATACATGAGGCTCAACTAGGGAACAATTCAGTGGAGGTTGCACATGATAGGCGTATCCTGGGGCTTATCTACAGTGGGTTGGAGGAGCATGAGAAGGCAACAGAGCAAAATGAACTCTCAAAGGAGGTTCTAAAGAATCAGGGTCTTCATAAAGATCAACTTAGTGCAGAAATTGGTGCTGCCGGTATGCAGATTGCATTGGGGAGGTATAATGAGGCACTTAATAGTCTGAAAGATATTATTCAACGGACAGACGAAGAGAATGAAACTCCAGCTACTGTGTTCCTTTTAATGGCAAAAGTCTTGTGTAATCAGGAGAAGTTTGCTGATTCAAAGAGGTACCTTGAAAAAGCATGTGGAATTCTTgacaagaaaaatattttttcctcTGAATTAGTTGAAGATGTGGCTTTCTCTAAATTAGTTGTTGTGTCTTACATGGAGATTTCAATGCTCTATGAGACAATGAATGAGTTTGAAACTGCAATTTCACCACTAGAAAAATGTCTGGCCATAGTTGAGAAGATTCCAAAACTACAACCCTCAAAATGGTGTGTTTCTGCAAGAATAGGTCGGTTACTTCTGTTGACAGGGAAGACAATGCAGGCGATACCATACTTAGAAAGTGCATCAGAAATTTCGCAGAAGTGCTTTGGAACAAAGTACATTGAAGTGGGGTATAACTACAACAATTTGGGTGCAGCATATTTGGAGTTGGACAAGCCTCAGTCTGCTGCACAGATGTTTTCTGTTGCCAAGGACATCATGGATGCGTCACTTGGCCCTCATCACGCTGATTCGATTGAAGCATGTCAGAACCTTTCAAAAGCTTATGGTGCCATGGGGAGGTATGAATACTTTCCCAGTTTATGACTTTACTGTCATTATATAACTCATTTTTACTATCATAAAGGCTATTGAAACATTAATCAACTGCTATTAGTTTAGGCTaagtacattttttattttgaattattatcTACCTGACTTGGTTATTTTCTTCTGATGCTATATGGTGGCTCTTTGTTGGACTTGATggttaatattaaatattttttaaaaaaaagtttggCAAATTTTGTCTATGCTTCTCTCattgtttctttccttgtttgatgTGGTCAGAGATGTTATCAACTTTTGGTTATAAGTTTGTGGAGTAAACATCTAATTAAATACCTTTGAATAAGAAGATAATCCAAAAATGGGTAAAAGGGAAGATTAGAGCTGGAAGTGAATTATTTTAGTGAAAGCTTATGTTTTTGGATGTACGGTTATGCTCTACTAAGTTTT
The sequence above is a segment of the Telopea speciosissima isolate NSW1024214 ecotype Mountain lineage chromosome 7, Tspe_v1, whole genome shotgun sequence genome. Coding sequences within it:
- the LOC122667359 gene encoding protein KINESIN LIGHT CHAIN-RELATED 1-like, coding for MEFQQRVIDAWESHGPSARDEFREAHRLLEQLKKKARGSSSDEVPTKALLLPRISEVSSIWNSRPNAQRPKSSYPCGHIASFCPPDRKIKQKSEMEEAFASAQTLEEIFQAFEDMASAFDEEDLCLAFLKASLNLNQEGEDHEKGLYERVLDFGNRALKILESSNKAPLPVAVNLHVMGAASYLLKRYNDSLGYLNRANRILIKLEEDGVNVDNVRHVLYALLHELYKTNTAMGRSEEAIVNLERALELQEKALGPECKEVGMLNRNLAQDYVAIMNFKDALPFCLKALEIHEAQLGNNSVEVAHDRRILGLIYSGLEEHEKATEQNELSKEVLKNQGLHKDQLSAEIGAAGMQIALGRYNEALNSLKDIIQRTDEENETPATVFLLMAKVLCNQEKFADSKRYLEKACGILDKKNIFSSELVEDVAFSKLVVVSYMEISMLYETMNEFETAISPLEKCLAIVEKIPKLQPSKWCVSARIGRLLLLTGKTMQAIPYLESASEISQKCFGTKYIEVGYNYNNLGAAYLELDKPQSAAQMFSVAKDIMDASLGPHHADSIEACQNLSKAYGAMGSYTLAMEFQQRMIDEWESHGPSAGDEFKEAQRLLEQLKKKVYGSSSDEIPTKALLLPRISEVSGIRNSRPNAQTECFDDDDGVGRSEFSPKPRNTGVPCERLRRYLWCLGVGAEVKGGTGISGGGARVAGMGRRTVSVNGLGRKLPSNGKNDMVNQLFKNQVQLMAGTAVAKLP